In Prevotella sp. oral taxon 475, one DNA window encodes the following:
- a CDS encoding DUF4834 family protein — MESFFKVIGVFTLSVFIGAIVAMVFLLKRIIKIFRQTMRSFSDTKTAGQTYEEKRRAGKDGEVMIDRQTAQRMNRKIFDKNEGEYVDYTEEV, encoded by the coding sequence ATGGAATCTTTTTTCAAAGTGATAGGCGTATTTACGCTTTCCGTTTTCATCGGTGCGATAGTGGCAATGGTCTTCTTGTTGAAGCGCATCATCAAGATATTCAGACAGACGATGCGATCATTCAGCGATACCAAAACCGCCGGACAAACGTATGAGGAAAAAAGACGAGCCGGAAAAGACGGAGAAGTGATGATCGACCGCCAGACTGCGCAACGGATGAATCGGAAGATTTTCGATAAGAACGAGGGAGAATATGTAGACTATACAGAAGAGGTATAG